From one Papio anubis isolate 15944 chromosome 12, Panubis1.0, whole genome shotgun sequence genomic stretch:
- the GLYAT gene encoding glycine N-acyltransferase encodes MMLPLQGAQMLQMLEKSLRKSLPASLKVYGTVFHINHGNPFNLKAVVDKWPDFNTVVVCPQEQDMTDDLDHYTNTYQIYSKDLQNCQEFLGSPELINWKQHLQIQSSQPSLNETIQNLAAIKSFKVKHTQCILYMASETAKELAPFLLESKTLSPSGGKPKAINQEMFKLSSMDVNYAHLVNKFWYFGGNERSQRFIERCIQTFPTSCLLGPEGTPVCWNLMDHTGEMRMAGTLPEYRFQGLVTYVVYHHAQNLAKLGFPVYSHVDYSNEAMQKMGYQLQHVPIPRSWNQWNCVPL; translated from the exons ATGATGTTACCATTACAAGGTGCCCAGATGCTGCAGATGCTGGAGAAATCCTTGAGGAAGAGCCTCCCAGCATCCTTAAAG GTTTATGGAACCGTCTTTCACATAAACCATGGAAATCCATTTAATCTGAAGGCTGTGGTGGACAAGTGGCCTGATTTTAATACAGTGGTTGTCTGCCCTCAGGAGCAG GATATGACAGATGACCTTGATCACTATACCAATACTTACCAAATCTACTCCAAAGACCTCCAAAACTGTCAGGAATTCCTTGGTTCACCAGAACTTATCAATTGGAAACAGCATTTACAGATTCAAA GTTCACAGCCTAGCCTGAATGAGACTATACAAAATCTTGCAGCCATTAAGTCCTTCAAAGTCAAACACACACAATGCATTCTCTATATGGCATCCGAAACAGCCAAGGAACTGGCTCCTTTCCTGCTGGAATCAAAGACATTATCTCCCAGTGGTGGCAAACCCAAGGCCAT CAACCAAGAGATGTTTAAACTCTCATCCATGGATGTTAACTATGCTCACTTGGTGAATAAATTCTGGTATTTTGGTGGTAATGAGAGGAGCCAGAGATTCATTGAGCGCTGCATTCAGACCTTTCCCACCAGCTGTCTCTTGGGGCCTGAGGGAACCCCTGTGTGCTGGAATCTAATGGACCACACTGGAGAGATGAGAATGGCAGGCACCTTGCCTGAATACCGGTTTCAGGGTCTTGTGACTTATGTCGTCTATCACCACGCCCAGAATTTGGCCAAACTTGGCTTTCCTGTCTATTCTCATGTAGACTACAGCAATGAAGCTATGCAAAAAATGGGTTACCAACTGCAACATGTTCCCATTCCCAGAAGCTGGAACCAGTGGAACTGTGTGCCTCTGTGA